The window GCTTCCTCACTATATCTATTGCTTCCTCATATAATAAACCGTTCAATCTTCCATCCTCTCTTCCGAGAACGCCTCCAGGCGGATCAGGCGTGTTATCTGTCAACTTTGCGAGCCTAAGCGCGTAGCTGTTCACAACTGCTATATGACCACATACCCTAACCAGGAAAACTGGATTATCTGGAGCTGCCTCGTCTAGATCCCATCTATTCGGCATTCTCTTTTCTGCAAATTTCTCTTGATCCCAGCCTCTACCTATGATCCACTTCTTTGGACCCAGCTTTTTTGTTCTTTTAACAACCAGTTCTTTTAATTCTTCAATACTTGAAACGTTTCTCAAATCTATTTGATTTCGAAAAGAAGCATATGAGAGCACATGCATATGGGCATCGACGAAGCCCGGTATTACGAAAGATCCTTCACAATCATATACTAATACAGAATTTTTAGCTTTCTTGCGAAGCTCATATTCTCTTCCAATAGCTGCTATTCTTCCGTTTTCAACTAGAATAGAATCTCCCTCTTTTGAAGAGTAAAATTGAACATTGGTAAGCAACACGCTTCTTCTATTCACGTTTTGATTTTTCCAACAATAATTTATATGGTTTCCCCGACATAATAACTGGGGAACAAATTGCAACTAATCTACGGCATGATCCGCGAAGCAATACTTGAACGGTTCGGTAGAAAAGTCGCCGCCATAATAGTATATGGATCCATAACTCGCCCCGAAGACTTTGCTGGAAACGTTAGCGACATTGATGTCGCGGTTATAACTAACGAAAGAATTCCAGTTAAAGAAAGGCTTGACCTTTTCTCTGATATGAGATTCCAGCTTGATGCGGTTTTCCTAACTAAGGAGCAACTTTTCGAGCTAGCTTCCGAGGGGTATCCTCTTATACACTATTTAAAGGATGGTCGCCTAATATATGGAGACGAAAAGCTTCTTGACAGCGTAAATCCGACAGTAACGGAGAAAACGCTGGACATACTTAAGAGAGCAAGCATTGCAGCCGTCGGTTCAGCTGTGGAGTCTTATCTGATGGGAATTTATAACGACGCGGTATCCCATCTATACCATGCTCTAAGATATGCCGTTAGATGGAGGATTGCAGAAAAGAAAAAGCATATTCCGATAAGCAATAAGGACGTGTACGAGGCGTTGAGAGAATTAGATGATGGAGGCAGCGTGAAGACTATATTTACTAAGCTAATCGAGTCTAGAAGAGGTGAAGTAGACAGTTTTAAATGCAGATCGCTGATAGAGGAAACTGTTCAAGGATTGGCTAATCTTCACGGCTTTAGCAGAGTAACGCCTTGGCTCGAGGTAGAGAGAAAATTAGCGCAGTTAAAGACCTACGCAGCGTTATGTGAGGTAAAGCCTATCGTGAACAACGATAAGCTTGTTTGGCAGTTAAAACTGTATGACGCGACTAATAACAAGCATATGCAGTTAGAGGTATAGCAGAGCGTGCGGAGAACAAAACCTATAGATTATATTCGATTGTTGAAGAATTCTAATATTAGCGAGCTTGTTGATATAGGAGAAGAGCTTGAAAGTTTATATTTTAAATGGAAAAAATCTCTCGAAATAAACGATGTCATAGATTTCATA of the Thermoproteales archaeon genome contains:
- a CDS encoding amidohydrolase family protein — translated: MNRRSVLLTNVQFYSSKEGDSILVENGRIAAIGREYELRKKAKNSVLVYDCEGSFVIPGFVDAHMHVLSYASFRNQIDLRNVSSIEELKELVVKRTKKLGPKKWIIGRGWDQEKFAEKRMPNRWDLDEAAPDNPVFLVRVCGHIAVVNSYALRLAKLTDNTPDPPGGVLGREDGRLNGLLYEEAIDIVRK